In Herpetosiphonaceae bacterium, the genomic stretch CGTGCTCATCCAGAATGCGCACCTTGTAGTCGACCAGATGGATCGCCGCCAGCTCAGGGTAGAACGGCACGAGCGCCTTGCGCATCGCACAGTCGAGCGCGTGAACCGGGCCGTTGCCCTCGGCGGCGGTATGCACGATCTCATCGTCCACGCGGATCTTGACCATCGCCTCCGACAGCATCGGCCTGCCGTGGCGCTGCTCGACGACGACCATCGCATCCAGCAGCTCGAACGGCGGTCGATAGGCCGGATCGGCGCGACGGACCAGCAGCTCGAACGAGCCTTCAGCGGCCTCGTACTGAAAGCCCAGGCTCTCCTGCTGCTTGATCCTGTGCAGCACCTCCTGCTCGTTGCCGTTGAGCTTGAGACCAAGCTCCTCGGCGCGCATGCGCACATTGCCGCGTCCCGACAGCTCCGAGACGACCACGCGGCGCTGGTTGCCCACCAGACGCGGATCGATATGCTGGTAGCTGTGCTCGACCTTGGCGACGGCGGCGACGTGGATGCCGCCCTTGTGGGCAAAGGCGCTGCGCCCGACATACGCGGCGTGCTCGTCGGGGCTGAGATTAGCCACAGCGGCCACATAGCGCGATAGCTCCATCAGCCGCCCCAGATGCGCCTCGTCCACCACGGCCAATCCCAGCTTGAGCTGCAAGTTGGCGATGATCGGGATCAGATTGGCGTTGCCGCAGCGCTCGCCGTAGCCGTTGATCGTGCCCTGCACATGCGTCGCGCCCGCCTCGATCCCCGCCAGCGAGTTCGCGACCGCCAGCTCGCCGTCGTTGTGGGTGTGAATGCCTATTTGGGGAGAACAGAGAACAGAGAACAAAGAACAATCTTCTGAGTCTCTGTTCTCTGTTCTTTGTTCTTTGTTCTGAAGCGTCGCTTTGACCTCACGCACCACCTGGCCGACCCAGCCGGGCAGCGAGCCGCCGTTGGTATCGCAGAGGATCACACACTCGGCTCCGGCCTCAGCCGCCGCCCGCAGCGTCGCCAGCGCATACGCCGGATCGGCCCGGTAGCCGTCGAAGAAGTGCTCGGCGTCGTACAGCACGCGCCGCCCCTGCGAGCGGAGATAGGCCACGCTCTCGGCGATCATGCGCAGGTTCTCGTCCAGCGTCGTCTCAAGCACCTCGGTGACGTGCAGCGTCCACGATTTGCCGACGATCGTGCAGATCGCGGTTTCGGCCTCCAGCAGCGCCCGGATGTTGGGATCGTCGGCCACCGCTGCGTGAGCGCGGCGCGTCGAGCCGAACGCGCAGATCGTCGCCTGCCGCCACTGCTCGTCGCGCGCCCGGCGGAAGAACTCGGCATCTTTGGGATTGGAGCCGGGCCAGCCCCCTTCGATCAGCGGAATACCGAAGGCATCCAGCTCACGCGCGATCTTGAGCTTATCCTCAACCGAGAGCGACATGCCCTCGCGCTGGGTGCCGTCACGGAGCGTTGTATCATAGATCTGTATCGTCATAGAAACTCCAGGGGAGTTCAAAGTTCCGAGTTCCGAGTTTCACGTTCTACGTTTCAAGTTTCACGTTCCAGGCCCTTGGCGCGCAGCCCTTTGTTCTTTGTGCGCCCACCGGGTGCCCCTTCTCTAGCCCCGCCAGACCGGATACGAGCCAAAGACCTTGAAGCCCTCGGTGAGCATCGAGACTCGTTCGAGCGCGTCGGCGATGTGCGGCTGCTCGCGGTGGCCCTCAAGGTCGCACAGAAAGATGTACTGGCCCAGGCGCTCGCGCGCCGGACGCGACTCAAGCTTGGTCAGGTTGATGCTGTGCGCGGCAAAGACCTGAAGCACGTCGAGCAGCGAGCCGGGCCGGTTCTGTCGCACCGCGAAGCAGATCGAGGTCTTATCATTGCCGGTCGGCGGCACCTGCGTGGGCGCGATGACCAGAAAGCGTGTCTCGTTGATCTGCTTATCCTGGATATTGCGCGCCAGGATCTGCACCGGGTACAGCTCTGCGGCGCGCGGCGTGCCGATCGCGGCGCTATGCTCCTCGCTCAGAATCTCCTCGACCGCCGCCGTGGTGCTGAGCGTAGCCGCCATCGTCGCCTTCGGCAGCACGCGCTCGATAAAGCGGCGGCACTGCGCCAGCGCCTGAGGATGCGAGCGAATGACCTGAATGTCGGCGAGCGATGTCTCCGGCCTGGCGAGCAGCATATGCTGCACCGGCACGACCACCTCGGCCACAATCGGCAGGTCAGTCTCGTGAATCAGCAGGTCGAGCGTCGTGCCGACCGCGCCTTCGAGCGAGTTTTCCACAGGCAGCACGCCCTGCTCGGCCACAGCGGTTTCTACCGCCGAGACAACAGCCGGGATGCTGCCCATCGGCAGCAGGGTAGCGCCTGGACCGGCGTGCAGCAGCGCGGCTGCCTCGCTCCAGGTGCTAGGCGGTCCAAGATAGGCTAGCGTGGTCATGCGTCGCGTCCGAGTGTTGAGTTGCCAAAAAGATCGACGGCGTAGGCGGGCGTGTTGGTGTGGGCGTAGCTTGTGGCTCTGGCGCGCATGCGCTCCTGACGGGCGGCGATCAGCTTATTCAGCGCGCCCATGTACGCATGCGCCGCCGCGACGATGATGTCGGTATGAACACCGTGGCCGCTGTACGTTGGCCTGCGCGCATCAGGCTCATCGCGATCAGGCTCGCCGCTGTGATGATGAGCGTTGCCATGGGTCGTTGCCTCCTCGATTCGAATCGTAACGTTTCCAACCGCGTCGATGCCCTCGGTGATCGCCTGAATCGAGAACTCGGTCAGCACGTTGGCCTGGCCGACTACCCGATTGATCGCACGATAGACCGCATCGATCGGCCCGGTGCCCTGGCCCGAGTCGGTACGGATCTCGCCGTCAGGTCCGCGCAGCCGCACGGTCGCGGTGGGGATCGCCTGGGTGCCGCACGCGACCTGTACGTGCTCCAGGTGCCAGATCGGCGGCGGCTGGTGCAACTGATCGTCGAGCAGCGCCACGATGTCGCGGTCGTCGACGAACTTCTTTTTGTCGGCCAGGTCTTTGAAGCGGGCGAAGGCGAGCTGCAACTCCTGATCGTTCAGGCTGTAGCCCAGGCGCTCAAGATGCTTGCGGAAGGCGTGTCGTCCTGAGAGCTTGCCCAGCACCAGCGTCGAGTCTCTGCCGATCGTCTCAGGCCGCATGATCTCGTAGGTCAGGTGGTTCTTGAGCATGCCGTCCTGGTGAATGCCCGACTCGTGTGAGAATGCGTTCGCGCCGATGATCGCCTTGTTGGGCTGGACCGTCAGGCCGGTGATCGCGCTGACCATACGGCTGGTACGCGCGATCTGCGTCGTGTCGATGCGCGTGCCGACGCCGTAGAACTGCCGCCGGGTATGCAGCGCCATCACGATCTCTTCCAGCGCCGCGTTGCCCGCGCGCTCGCCGATGCCGTTGATCGTACACTCGACCTGCCGCGCGCCGTTGTTGACGCCCGCCAGGCTGTTCGCGACGGCAAAGCCCAGGTCGTCGTGGCAGTGCGTCGAGATCGTCACGCCGTCCACGCCCGGCACGTGCTCGCGGATGCCCCGGATCAGCGCGCCGTACTCGTCGGGCGTCAGGTAGCCGACCGTATCGGGGATGTTGAGGGTGGTCGCGCCCGCCTCGATCGCCACTGCCAGCACCGCGTGGAGAAATGTAGGATCGCTGCGGCCCGCGTCCTCAGGCGAGAACTCGACATCAGCGCACAGCGAGCGGGCATAGCCGACCATCTCGCGGACGGTCTGGAGCACCTGCTCGCGGCTCATGCGCAACTTGTGCTCAAGGTGGATGTCTGAGGTGGCGAGAAAGGTATGAATCCGAGGCTTCGCGGCGGCTTTGACGGCGCTCCAGCAGCGCTCGATGTCCTTGCGGTTGGCGCGGGCCAGACCCGCGATCACCGGGCCGTCGGGCGTGCCCACGTTCCTGGCGATGGTGTGGACCGCCTCCCAGTCGCCGGTTGAGGCGGCGGGAAATCCGGCCTCGATGATGTCGACACCCAGCCGCGCAAGCTGCCCCGCGATCTCCAGCTTCTCGGCGGCGGTCATCGTCGCGCCCGGCGATTGCTCGCCGTCGCGCAATGTGGTGTCGAAGATCTTAACGTGATCCTCCATGACGACTCCTTATGTAGAACAAATGAACAACGGAACAAAGAACAAAGGAGAACGACGAACAACACAACGTTCATGGCTCGACCTGATAATCCGCATCCATAAATGGGAAGATCGGCTGATCGTCTACGCCAGGAGCCGCATAAGGCACGAGCTCTTCTCGCACCTGGGTGTCGGACTCACGCTTTATACGATCCAGATCAAGCATTTTGCTGGTCAAGATCGCCATAATCTCCAAACATTCAGCATGCAGTGCAGCTTCCTCTTCGGCTGTTATCCAACCTGATCGCCGCAGCAGATCGAGCCAACTGTCGGTTTCCGCCGTTGAGCCACGCGCGATCGAAAGATAGTTGCGGTATGCCCCAGGTACATACCGTCCGTGGCCTTCAGCGATGTTCGCGCCGATCGATGTGGCTGAGCTAACGATCTGCCGTACCACTACAGCATTTGCCCAGCTTTGGGGAACTTGCTGCACAAGCTGGATGATCTGAAAGGCCAGTTGTTGCGCCCGCTGCCACACGATCAAGTTGCGATAGGTGTAATTCTTCGCCACAATACAGCCCTCGAATCCATATCCTTTGCTCTTTGTTCTCTGTTCTTTGTTCTCCGCTACGCCCCACCAGCGCCGGGCGTGACCTCTTTCGGATTGACGAACGGCATCATCCGGCGCAGCTCGCGCCCAACTCGCTCGATCGGGTGGTCGCCATCGGCGGCGCGCATGCGGTTGAAGTTGGCACGGCCCTGGTAGTTTTCCTCGATCCACTCCTCGGCGAACGCGCCGCTCTGAATATCGGCCAGCAGCTCGCGCATCGCCGCCTTAGTCTGCTCCGTGACGATACGCGGCCCCGCGTGGTAGTCGCCGTACTCTGCGGTATCGCTGACCGAGTAGCGCATGTAGTTGAGGCCGCCCTGGTAGAAGAGATCGACGATCAGCTTCAGCTCGTGCATGCACTCGAAGTACGCGACCTCAGGCTGGTAGCCCGCCTCGACCAGCGTCTCGAATCCGGCTTTGACCAGCGCCGACACGCCGCCGCAGAGCACCGCCTGCTCGCCGAAGAGATCGGTTTCGGTTTCCTCGGTAAACGTCGTCTCGATCACCCCGGCCCGCGTGCAGCCCAGGCCCTTGGCGTAGGCCAGCGCCTTTTCGCGCGCCTGCCCCGACGCATCCTGCTGCACCGCGACCAGCGCCGGCGTGCCGCCGCCGTGCTCGAAGACCTCGCGCACGCGATGCCCCGGCGCTTTCGGCGCGACCATCGCCACATCCACATCGGCGGGCGGCTGGATCTGGCCGTAGCGGATCGCAAAGCCGTGCGCGAACATCAGCAGCTTGCCCGTGGTCAGATGCGGCGCGATCGAGTCGCGGTAGATCTGCGCCTGGCCGATGTCCGGCGTCAGGATCATAATAATCTCCGCCTCTGCCGTCGCCTCGTCGACGCTCCGCACGCGCAGACCGGCGGCCTCCGCCTTGGCCCAGCTTTTCGAGCCGCTGTAGAGTCCGACGCGCACATTGCAGCCGTTGTCGCGGAGATTCAGCGCGTGGGCATGGCCCTGGCTGCCGAAGCCGATGATCGCGATCGGCGTATCCTTGATCAGGCCGAGATCGGCGTCGTTGTCGTAATACATTTTTGCCATGACTGGCTCCTTTTTCTAGCCTCAGCGTGGAGGAAACGATCGGCGGATGCTCACCGCCCCGCTGTGCGCGATGCGCTTACTTCCACGTCTCGGCGTACTCGCGCCACCAATCGGTCCAAAACTGATCGTCGTCGCGGCGCGTCGTGCTCGTGGTGGTCGGCTGTTTGCGATCGTCGTTCGTCTTT encodes the following:
- the cimA gene encoding citramalate synthase is translated as MTIQIYDTTLRDGTQREGMSLSVEDKLKIARELDAFGIPLIEGGWPGSNPKDAEFFRRARDEQWRQATICAFGSTRRAHAAVADDPNIRALLEAETAICTIVGKSWTLHVTEVLETTLDENLRMIAESVAYLRSQGRRVLYDAEHFFDGYRADPAYALATLRAAAEAGAECVILCDTNGGSLPGWVGQVVREVKATLQNKEQRTENRDSEDCSLFSVLCSPQIGIHTHNDGELAVANSLAGIEAGATHVQGTINGYGERCGNANLIPIIANLQLKLGLAVVDEAHLGRLMELSRYVAAVANLSPDEHAAYVGRSAFAHKGGIHVAAVAKVEHSYQHIDPRLVGNQRRVVVSELSGRGNVRMRAEELGLKLNGNEQEVLHRIKQQESLGFQYEAAEGSFELLVRRADPAYRPPFELLDAMVVVEQRHGRPMLSEAMVKIRVDDEIVHTAAEGNGPVHALDCAMRKALVPFYPELAAIHLVDYKVRILDEHAATAAVTRVLIEAARGDERWSTVGCSANIIEASWQALTDSLELPLLRSQDAQRGIVVYDG
- a CDS encoding four helix bundle protein produces the protein MAKNYTYRNLIVWQRAQQLAFQIIQLVQQVPQSWANAVVVRQIVSSATSIGANIAEGHGRYVPGAYRNYLSIARGSTAETDSWLDLLRRSGWITAEEEAALHAECLEIMAILTSKMLDLDRIKRESDTQVREELVPYAAPGVDDQPIFPFMDADYQVEP
- a CDS encoding 2-isopropylmalate synthase, translating into MEDHVKIFDTTLRDGEQSPGATMTAAEKLEIAGQLARLGVDIIEAGFPAASTGDWEAVHTIARNVGTPDGPVIAGLARANRKDIERCWSAVKAAAKPRIHTFLATSDIHLEHKLRMSREQVLQTVREMVGYARSLCADVEFSPEDAGRSDPTFLHAVLAVAIEAGATTLNIPDTVGYLTPDEYGALIRGIREHVPGVDGVTISTHCHDDLGFAVANSLAGVNNGARQVECTINGIGERAGNAALEEIVMALHTRRQFYGVGTRIDTTQIARTSRMVSAITGLTVQPNKAIIGANAFSHESGIHQDGMLKNHLTYEIMRPETIGRDSTLVLGKLSGRHAFRKHLERLGYSLNDQELQLAFARFKDLADKKKFVDDRDIVALLDDQLHQPPPIWHLEHVQVACGTQAIPTATVRLRGPDGEIRTDSGQGTGPIDAVYRAINRVVGQANVLTEFSIQAITEGIDAVGNVTIRIEEATTHGNAHHHSGEPDRDEPDARRPTYSGHGVHTDIIVAAAHAYMGALNKLIAARQERMRARATSYAHTNTPAYAVDLFGNSTLGRDA
- the ilvC gene encoding ketol-acid reductoisomerase, translated to MAKMYYDNDADLGLIKDTPIAIIGFGSQGHAHALNLRDNGCNVRVGLYSGSKSWAKAEAAGLRVRSVDEATAEAEIIMILTPDIGQAQIYRDSIAPHLTTGKLLMFAHGFAIRYGQIQPPADVDVAMVAPKAPGHRVREVFEHGGGTPALVAVQQDASGQAREKALAYAKGLGCTRAGVIETTFTEETETDLFGEQAVLCGGVSALVKAGFETLVEAGYQPEVAYFECMHELKLIVDLFYQGGLNYMRYSVSDTAEYGDYHAGPRIVTEQTKAAMRELLADIQSGAFAEEWIEENYQGRANFNRMRAADGDHPIERVGRELRRMMPFVNPKEVTPGAGGA
- the pheA gene encoding prephenate dehydratase, with the protein product MTTLAYLGPPSTWSEAAALLHAGPGATLLPMGSIPAVVSAVETAVAEQGVLPVENSLEGAVGTTLDLLIHETDLPIVAEVVVPVQHMLLARPETSLADIQVIRSHPQALAQCRRFIERVLPKATMAATLSTTAAVEEILSEEHSAAIGTPRAAELYPVQILARNIQDKQINETRFLVIAPTQVPPTGNDKTSICFAVRQNRPGSLLDVLQVFAAHSINLTKLESRPARERLGQYIFLCDLEGHREQPHIADALERVSMLTEGFKVFGSYPVWRG